The Doryrhamphus excisus isolate RoL2022-K1 chromosome 1, RoL_Dexc_1.0, whole genome shotgun sequence genome includes a window with the following:
- the slc25a23a gene encoding mitochondrial adenyl nucleotide antiporter SLC25A24 isoform X2: MAPARTLLRRARCQNGASPSQDQEREEYWGELFDQLDLNKDGFIDIDELRKGLAGRGLSKASLEKIVEAGDTNQDGVLDFEEFIRYLRTHEKQLKLMFRSLDKNNDGQIDAAEIQQSLHAVGLDISLRAATRILKSIDQDGNMTIDWNEWRDYFLFNPLTNMEDVARYWKRSMMLDLGEQLTVPDEFSEEEKKSGYVWRQLMAGALAGSVSRSGTAPLDRLKVFRQVYGSSVFRGNVLSGFQYMLKEGGVSSFWRGNGINVLKIAPETAIKFTAYEQIKLLVCGRKDTKNLRIHERFLAGSLAGAIAQTAIYPLEVLKTRLTLRKTGQFSGMTDCAKQILQREGVAAFYKGYVPNMLSIVPYAGIDLAVYETLKFAWLNRNRGVADPGVMVLVGCGAVSSTCGQLASYPLALIRTRMQAQDSLKGSTKLSMSSLIRNIVTQEGLAGLYRGISPNLLKVIPAVSVSYVAYEYTRIALGVDVEGEL; this comes from the exons ATGGCCCCTGCAAGGACTTTGCTCCGGAGGGCCCGCTGTCAGAACGGTGCATCCCCAAGTCAGGACCAGGAGAGGGAGGAGTACTGGGGAGAGCTGTTTGACCAGCTGGATCTCAACAAAGATGGATTCATTGACATAGATGAACTACGGAAAGGGCTGGCAGGTCGAGGACTATCCAAAGCTTCATTGGAGAAG ATTGTGGAAGCAGGGGACACCAACCAGGATGGGGTACTTGACTTTGAGGAGTTCATCCGGTACCTTCGTACTCATGAAAAGCAGCTGAAACTCATGTTTCGCAGCCTGGACAAGAACAATGACG GTCAGATAGATGCTGCGGAGATCCAGCAGTCGCTCCACGCTGTTGGCTTAGACATCAGCCTCAGGGCCGCCACCAGGATTTTAAAAAG TATAGACCAGGATGGGAACATGACCATTGACTGGAATGAGTGGCgtgactacttcctgtttaacCCACTCACAAACATGGAGGATGTGGCACGCTATTGGAAACGTTCGATG ATGCTGGATTTAGGCGAGCAGCTGACAGTTCCTGATGAATTTTCCGAAGAGGAGAAGAAGTCTGGTTATGTGTGGCGACAACTAATGGCGGGAGCCTTGGCTGGATCAGTATCACGGAGCGGGACCGCCCCCTTAGACCGCCTCAAGGTCTTCCGTCAG GTTTATGGTTCGTCTGTGTTTCGAGGGAACGTGCTGAGTGGTTTCCAGTACATGTTAAAAGAGGGAGGAGTATCGTCATTTTGGAGGGGCAATGGAATCAACGTTCTTAAAATTGCCCCCGAGACTGCAATCAAGTTCACAGCTTACGAGCAG ATCAAGCTCCTAGTGTGTGGCAGAAAAGATACCAAGAATCTAAGGATTCATGAGAGATTTCTTGCCGGCTCTTTGGCTGGGGCAATAGCTCAGACAGCCATTTACCCATTAGAG GTTCTGAAGACTCGCCTCACATTAAGAAAAACAGGCCAATTCTCGGGTATGACTGACTGCGCCAAACAGATCCTGCAAAGGGAAGGTGTTGCAGCCTTCTACAAGGGTTATGTGCCCAACATGTTGAGTATTGTCCCTTACGCCGGCATCGACTTGGCCGTCTACGAG ACTCTAAAGTTTGCATGGCTGAATAGGAACAGAGGGGTGGCTGACCCGGGGGTCATGGTACTGGTCGGCTGTGGTGCAGTCTCCAGTACATGCGGGCAGCTGGCAAGTTACCCTCTTGCACTGATCCGCACCCGAATGCAAGCTCAAG ACTCACTGAAAGGGTCCACGAAGCTCTCCATGTCCTCCTTGATTCGCAATATCGTGACCCAAGAGGGTTTGGCGGGCCTTTATCGTGGAATTTCCCCCAATTTGCTGAAAGTCATCCCTGCCGTCAGCGTGTCCTACGTTGCATACGAATACACGAGGATAGCCCTGGGAGTGGACGTGGAGG GTGAACTGTAG
- the slc25a23a gene encoding mitochondrial adenyl nucleotide antiporter SLC25A24 isoform X1, translating to MAPARTLLRRARCQNGASPSQDQEREEYWGELFDQLDLNKDGFIDIDELRKGLAGRGLSKASLEKIVEAGDTNQDGVLDFEEFIRYLRTHEKQLKLMFRSLDKNNDGQIDAAEIQQSLHAVGLDISLRAATRILKSIDQDGNMTIDWNEWRDYFLFNPLTNMEDVARYWKRSMMLDLGEQLTVPDEFSEEEKKSGYVWRQLMAGALAGSVSRSGTAPLDRLKVFRQVYGSSVFRGNVLSGFQYMLKEGGVSSFWRGNGINVLKIAPETAIKFTAYEQIKLLVCGRKDTKNLRIHERFLAGSLAGAIAQTAIYPLEVLKTRLTLRKTGQFSGMTDCAKQILQREGVAAFYKGYVPNMLSIVPYAGIDLAVYETLKFAWLNRNRGVADPGVMVLVGCGAVSSTCGQLASYPLALIRTRMQAQDSLKGSTKLSMSSLIRNIVTQEGLAGLYRGISPNLLKVIPAVSVSYVAYEYTRIALGVDVEGRRGGRGKM from the exons ATGGCCCCTGCAAGGACTTTGCTCCGGAGGGCCCGCTGTCAGAACGGTGCATCCCCAAGTCAGGACCAGGAGAGGGAGGAGTACTGGGGAGAGCTGTTTGACCAGCTGGATCTCAACAAAGATGGATTCATTGACATAGATGAACTACGGAAAGGGCTGGCAGGTCGAGGACTATCCAAAGCTTCATTGGAGAAG ATTGTGGAAGCAGGGGACACCAACCAGGATGGGGTACTTGACTTTGAGGAGTTCATCCGGTACCTTCGTACTCATGAAAAGCAGCTGAAACTCATGTTTCGCAGCCTGGACAAGAACAATGACG GTCAGATAGATGCTGCGGAGATCCAGCAGTCGCTCCACGCTGTTGGCTTAGACATCAGCCTCAGGGCCGCCACCAGGATTTTAAAAAG TATAGACCAGGATGGGAACATGACCATTGACTGGAATGAGTGGCgtgactacttcctgtttaacCCACTCACAAACATGGAGGATGTGGCACGCTATTGGAAACGTTCGATG ATGCTGGATTTAGGCGAGCAGCTGACAGTTCCTGATGAATTTTCCGAAGAGGAGAAGAAGTCTGGTTATGTGTGGCGACAACTAATGGCGGGAGCCTTGGCTGGATCAGTATCACGGAGCGGGACCGCCCCCTTAGACCGCCTCAAGGTCTTCCGTCAG GTTTATGGTTCGTCTGTGTTTCGAGGGAACGTGCTGAGTGGTTTCCAGTACATGTTAAAAGAGGGAGGAGTATCGTCATTTTGGAGGGGCAATGGAATCAACGTTCTTAAAATTGCCCCCGAGACTGCAATCAAGTTCACAGCTTACGAGCAG ATCAAGCTCCTAGTGTGTGGCAGAAAAGATACCAAGAATCTAAGGATTCATGAGAGATTTCTTGCCGGCTCTTTGGCTGGGGCAATAGCTCAGACAGCCATTTACCCATTAGAG GTTCTGAAGACTCGCCTCACATTAAGAAAAACAGGCCAATTCTCGGGTATGACTGACTGCGCCAAACAGATCCTGCAAAGGGAAGGTGTTGCAGCCTTCTACAAGGGTTATGTGCCCAACATGTTGAGTATTGTCCCTTACGCCGGCATCGACTTGGCCGTCTACGAG ACTCTAAAGTTTGCATGGCTGAATAGGAACAGAGGGGTGGCTGACCCGGGGGTCATGGTACTGGTCGGCTGTGGTGCAGTCTCCAGTACATGCGGGCAGCTGGCAAGTTACCCTCTTGCACTGATCCGCACCCGAATGCAAGCTCAAG ACTCACTGAAAGGGTCCACGAAGCTCTCCATGTCCTCCTTGATTCGCAATATCGTGACCCAAGAGGGTTTGGCGGGCCTTTATCGTGGAATTTCCCCCAATTTGCTGAAAGTCATCCCTGCCGTCAGCGTGTCCTACGTTGCATACGAATACACGAGGATAGCCCTGGGAGTGGACGTGGAGGGTAGGCGGGGAGGTAGAGGGAAGATGTAG